The genomic interval GTTTGCCGATCTCGATGTCGGAGCCGTCAAGATCGGCATGGTCGCGGAGGTGGCGGTGATCGATGCCATCTGCGCCGGCATATTGCGCTGGTCGCCCGCGCATGTGGTGCTCGATCCGGTGATGGTCGCGACCTCGGGGGATCGGCTGCTGGCGCCCGATGCGGTGGAGGCATTACGGAGGAAACTCATTCCGCGCGCGCAACTGATGACGCCAAACCTGCCGGAGGCGGCAGTGCTGCTCGACGAAGGCGTCGCCGAGAGCGAAAGCGACATCGCGCGGCAGGGCCGGCGATTGCTGGCGCTGGGCTGCGCAGCGGTCTTGATCAAGGGCGGGCACGGGCATGGCGTCGAGAGCATCGACTATCTTGTCACCCGCGACGGCGTACTGGCGCTTGCCGCTCCGCGCGTCGCCACGAAAAATACCCACGGCACCGGCTGTTCGCTGTCCTCGGCCGTCGCAGCCTTCCTCGCCAGGGGCGACGACATGGAAACCGCCGTGCGCGGCGCGAAGGCTTACGTCACCGCGGCGATCGCGGCGGCGGACCGGCTCGGCGTCGGTCACGGCCATGGACCGATCCATCATTTTCACAGGCTGGATCACGACTGACGACGTCGTCATCCGGATGGTGCCTGTCATCGCCTTGTCATGACAGCATGGTAGCTACGCTGCCATGGGGAGTGACGCGATGAATGACGGCAATCCGGATCGCCGTTTCCGGGCTCTGTTCATCTCCGACGTCCATCTGGGCGCCGCCGGCTCTCAGGCCGACCAACTGCTGGATTTTCTCAAGTATCATGACGCCGAGACGATCTATCTCGTCGGCGATATCGTTGATGGCTGGGCGCTGCGGTCGAACTGGTACTGGCCGCAATCGCATAACGACTTCGTCCAGAAGATGCTGCGCAGGGTGCGCAAGGGCGCGACAGTCATCTACGTGCCCGGCAATCATGACGAATTCCTGCGGTCCTACTACGGAACGCATCTCGGCGGCGTCGAGGTCGTCGAGAACACGATCCACGAGGGTGCCGACGGACGGCGCTATCTCGTCATCCATGGCGATATCTTCGATC from Nitrobacter sp. NHB1 carries:
- the thiD gene encoding bifunctional hydroxymethylpyrimidine kinase/phosphomethylpyrimidine kinase, with the translated sequence MTVPIALTIAGSDSSGGAGIQADLKTFAALGVYGASVITALTAQNTQGVTGIHQVPADFVTAQIDAVFADLDVGAVKIGMVAEVAVIDAICAGILRWSPAHVVLDPVMVATSGDRLLAPDAVEALRRKLIPRAQLMTPNLPEAAVLLDEGVAESESDIARQGRRLLALGCAAVLIKGGHGHGVESIDYLVTRDGVLALAAPRVATKNTHGTGCSLSSAVAAFLARGDDMETAVRGAKAYVTAAIAAADRLGVGHGHGPIHHFHRLDHD